In the genome of Streptomyces sp. P3, the window CGCGGAAGTCGTCGGAGTGGTCGCTGGTGATCTCCGTGGGCGTGAGCGTCTGCGACGTCATCTCCCGCCACCACGCGAAGCGGTCGGCTACCGGTAGATCCTCACTGCGCAACACGGTCTCGATCACCTGGCCACCCCCTCCCATCATGTCCTCATCAAGCCGTCAAAGGGTAGGGCGGCGGCCGGCTCTGTGTGTACGGCGTGAAGGACTGTGACGAACTGGGTGTGCGTCCCGCCCGCTCAAGTCCCAGCTCCAGTAGTGCATTGAGCTGTTCCGGGGTGAGTCCGGATGCGTGCAATGGGTGGGGAACCTCCGCACGAGGAAGGCGAAGGTGATGCCCCGGGGCGCCGTGATCTGGTGCGCCCGAGGGGGGCAGCGCTCGGGTGTGGCGGACCGCTGCGTCCGGCCGGCCGGCCGATGGCACTCAGATCGGCGCCGACGCCGACGCGGTCGGCATCGGCGCCGGTCCCGAGCACCCGGCATCGGGTGGAACGCTATGCCAACGCCCTCCACCAGCCCGATACCGCAGCACTGACGATGCTGGGCCAGACGCCTCCTGTGACAGCGTCGCTCATTCTTCACCGACCAGTACGGCCTGGGTAGGGAGTACGCCGGCTGCACCGAGCCGGACGGCTACGACAATGTCGTCGTCCGCGGCAACCTGACGAGCGGGCATTTCATCGCCTTCTGGACGGCCCAAGGCCGTATTCTGGCTGGTGTGAACGTCAACATCTGGGACGTCAACGAGCAGATCCGACACCTGACCCACTCCGGCAATCGGATCGACTCGGCAGGGCTGGCCAACCGCCCCGACGTGCCACTGGACGAACTTGCCGCCAAGTGACTCTCCCTGGCGCGTTCACCTCCGCAGACAGGGTGAAGTGCCCAGCGTTCGGGCTGCGACTCCAACCCCAACCGCGAGGAACTCCGCAAACGCCGGATCCCGCCCGTCATCTCCCGCAAAGCCGCCCCGAACATCCAGGGCATGGGCAAGTCCGCTAGGTCGTGGCACGGACCTTCGCCTTGCTTCGCTCTCACGCCGCAGCGCGTCGATCAGCTTGCCGAACTGACGCGGGCTCAGCCCAGTAGACGGGGCTGTCCAGGAGGGCTCCGACGCCCTGTTTTGTGTTGAAGCTGTCAGCCCGTGACCTGGTCCATGCGGACCTGGCGTCGTGCGGGTGGGCAGGCTCGGACCATCACCTGGCCGGCGTCGCCGAGCAGTTGGAACGCGCCCGGATCGGTGAGGTCGACTACCTTGCGGTCTGCCCCGAATTCCGGGCGCCACCGTCCACGGCGCCGGCCGCGACGGGGGCCCCGTCCCGAGGTCCGGGTAGGGCGTGTATTGAAAGTGGATCTTGCGCATAAGGTGTCGGCATGTCGCTGAGTCGCATAGCCCTTTCGTCCGGACGTTCGATCGAGCTCACCGAGCTGCGAATGTCTTCGACCTATGGAGGGATGCTGGAGGGCTACCCGTGCAAGCCCATCAACGACCTGAAGGTCAGGAGCCTTCAGCGGCAGGCTGAAGGTGCGTTTCCCTCCACGCCGGTCCATCTGCTTCCTCCCTCCCGCGAGTACCCGGACCGGACTGCTGGCGCCTTCGGCCCCGTTGAGGTGCTGCCTTCCGTGGCCTGCATCGGCTCCTTCCGCTCGACAGTGGTCGCCCCTGGACTCGACCCGGTGCTGCACCGTTCCGCTCTCACCGTGATGTGGTTCCAGACCGGCTTGGATGTCCCGTCGGGCAAGGACGCCGACCTTGGGCTGCGCAGCATTCGCTGGGAGGAACTGGCCCAGGACTACGAGCTCTAGCGACATGGGTCGATCACAGCCACTCGTTGATGGCAGCGGTCAGGACGGTCGCCTCGTAACGTGCGGCCGCTCCGAGTTACCCGTGCATGACACGGCACGCGCCGACTTGATGGACCTCAACTGGCCCATGCGGGACGGCTCCGCCCGACGCCGAGTACGCGGGACAGGGAAGACAACCGACTGGCGCTCCTCGACGCTGCCCGAGCGGCCACGGACGGCCCACCGACGACCCCCGACGATCTTTTACGGGACAGCCTTGAGAGCTTGCAGGGAATCAAGGTGTCGCTTCTCCTTCCGGAGATCGTTGGTGTGGTAGGCGAATCCCTTCTGCGAACCGCGCCCCAAAGGCGTCGAATGCGCCGCGTGACCCCAGCAGGTCAAACCACCCCCAGACCAACTCGGGTGCCTTGACGAGCGACATACAGGCATCCTCCGCGCCACGACGGGCCCGGGAGGAGGACCTCCCGGGCCCGCGTGAGCGTCAGACCCTGCTCGCGGCGAACGTGGCCGCCGCGCCGGCGTCGGAGGTGTAGCCGAGGTGCGCCAGCACGTCGTCCCCGCCGTTCTCGCAGATGGGGTCGCCGTCGGCGCATAAGTCCATGGTGCGGCTCCGGTAGACGCCGGTGACGCTCTTGCCGAGCGCCCGGATCGGGTTGCCGAACAGCAGGACCGCGGCGACCTTCGGCTCGACGGCGGCGGGGAGGGTCGCCACGATGGGGCTGCCCACCACCGCACCGGCGCTGCTGATGCCGAGGGAGTTGTCGACGACGTTCGCGCCCTGCGAATAACCGACCAGCAGGAACCGCTGAGCGGGACAGGCCGCGGCCTGCGCCTTGACGTGGTTCACGAGATCGGCGTTTCCCTGTGCGGCGGACGTCAGGGAAAGATCGGCGGGATAGCTCACCGCATAGCCGGAGAGTTTCTTTCCTGTCAGTTTCCTCTGCAGAGCGGAATACACCGGGTCGCCGACGATCAGGCCGAGCGTGCCCGGCTCGAAGGTGCCGCGAGCTGCCACGACGTCGATGTCCGAGCAGGCGGCAGCGGATGCCGTGGGGGCCGAGAGGGTGGTCA includes:
- a CDS encoding cutinase family protein — translated: MRIRLCLAALSLVGGVGLTTLSAPTASAAACSDIDVVAARGTFEPGTLGLIVGDPVYSALQRKLTGKKLSGYAVSYPADLSLTSAAQGNADLVNHVKAQAAACPAQRFLLVGYSQGANVVDNSLGISSAGAVVGSPIVATLPAAVEPKVAAVLLFGNPIRALGKSVTGVYRSRTMDLCADGDPICENGGDDVLAHLGYTSDAGAAATFAASRV